The Pseudomonas asiatica genome has a segment encoding these proteins:
- a CDS encoding ATP-dependent DNA helicase, with protein MSYSVAVRALCEFSAKVGDLDLRFTPSPTAQEGIEGHRRVVARRAAGYESEIALEGQFDTLKVRGRADGYDLVCNRLEEIKTHRGDLSRQPANHRQLHWAQAKVYGWLMCQARQLPAIEVALVYLDVDSDGQTLISEHCTAAELQAFFETQCQRFLAWAQGQEQRLAERNRGLQALGFPYPAFRQGQRQLAETLYKAVSTGRCLMAQASTGIGKTLGTLFPLLKAMVPQQLDKLFFLTAKTPGRALALDAMRQITDATPQPALRTLELIARDKACEHPDKACHGESCPLAAGFYDRLPAARQAAAALPLLDRAQLREVALAHQVCPYYLGQEMACWVDVLVADYNYYFDAHALLFGLTQANQWRVAVLVDEAHNLVERGRGMYSASLDQGQLQALRQSKPPGLVSALDRLNRQWNALYKEQRAPYQASESLPDALLRALQQCIGLIQEQMNQTPAQMDPQVLQFFYQALQFSRVAELFDEHFLFDISQRQGPRKRRLATLCLRNVTPARLLGPRMQAAHSVTLFSATLSPRHFYSDLLGMPADTAWLEVAAPFRAEQLEVHIASQVSTRYQQRQASLAPIVELIARQYERMPGNYLAFFSSFEYLQQVAGLLAERHAQIPMWAQEPGMDEAARQGFLDRFVADGRGVGFAVLGGAFGEGVDLPGTRLIGAFVATLGLPQVNPVNEQFKQRLGRQFGAGFDYAYLYPGVRKVIQAAGRVIRGDQDRGVLILIDERFAEPRVQQMFPGWWPAPGG; from the coding sequence GTGAGCTACAGCGTGGCGGTACGCGCCTTGTGTGAATTCAGCGCCAAGGTCGGCGACCTGGACCTGCGCTTCACGCCATCACCTACCGCCCAGGAGGGGATCGAGGGGCATCGGCGGGTGGTGGCGCGACGCGCTGCGGGCTACGAGTCGGAAATTGCCCTCGAAGGCCAGTTCGATACCCTGAAAGTGCGTGGCCGTGCCGACGGTTACGACCTCGTCTGCAACCGCCTGGAAGAGATCAAGACCCACCGTGGCGACCTGTCGCGCCAGCCGGCCAACCATCGCCAGTTGCACTGGGCGCAGGCCAAGGTCTACGGCTGGTTGATGTGCCAGGCACGGCAACTGCCGGCCATCGAGGTAGCGCTGGTTTACCTGGACGTGGACAGCGATGGCCAGACGCTGATCAGTGAACACTGCACGGCTGCCGAATTGCAGGCCTTCTTCGAAACTCAGTGCCAACGCTTTCTGGCTTGGGCACAAGGGCAGGAGCAGCGCCTGGCCGAGCGTAACCGGGGCCTGCAAGCACTGGGCTTCCCCTATCCGGCGTTCCGCCAGGGCCAGCGACAACTGGCGGAAACCCTGTACAAGGCCGTGAGTACCGGCCGTTGCCTGATGGCCCAGGCCAGCACCGGAATTGGCAAGACCCTCGGTACCTTGTTCCCTCTGCTCAAGGCCATGGTGCCGCAGCAGCTGGACAAGCTTTTCTTTCTCACCGCCAAGACCCCGGGCCGGGCCCTGGCCCTGGATGCCATGCGCCAGATCACCGATGCCACGCCGCAGCCGGCCTTGCGCACGCTGGAGCTGATCGCCCGCGACAAAGCCTGCGAGCACCCCGACAAGGCCTGTCATGGCGAATCCTGCCCCTTGGCCGCAGGCTTCTACGACCGCCTGCCGGCCGCGCGGCAGGCAGCGGCAGCGTTGCCCTTGCTCGACCGCGCCCAACTGCGCGAAGTGGCCCTGGCGCACCAGGTATGCCCGTATTACCTGGGCCAGGAGATGGCGTGCTGGGTAGACGTGCTGGTGGCGGACTACAACTACTACTTCGATGCCCATGCCTTGTTGTTCGGCCTGACCCAGGCCAACCAGTGGCGGGTCGCGGTGCTGGTGGACGAGGCGCACAACCTGGTCGAGCGCGGCCGCGGCATGTACAGCGCCAGCCTCGACCAGGGCCAGTTGCAGGCCCTGCGCCAGAGCAAACCGCCCGGGCTGGTCAGTGCGCTGGACCGGCTGAACCGGCAGTGGAATGCCCTCTACAAGGAGCAGCGTGCGCCGTACCAGGCCAGCGAGTCGCTGCCGGACGCTTTGCTGCGCGCCCTGCAGCAATGCATCGGGCTGATCCAGGAACAAATGAACCAGACGCCTGCGCAAATGGACCCGCAGGTGCTGCAGTTCTTCTACCAGGCGTTGCAGTTCAGCCGGGTTGCCGAGCTGTTCGACGAGCACTTCCTGTTCGACATCAGCCAGCGCCAGGGCCCGCGCAAGCGGCGGCTGGCCACCCTGTGCCTGCGCAATGTCACCCCGGCGCGCCTGTTGGGCCCACGCATGCAGGCGGCGCACAGCGTGACGCTGTTTTCCGCCACCCTGAGCCCACGGCACTTCTACAGCGACCTCCTGGGCATGCCGGCCGATACCGCCTGGCTGGAAGTGGCCGCGCCGTTTCGCGCCGAACAGCTGGAAGTGCACATCGCCAGCCAGGTATCCACCCGTTACCAGCAACGCCAGGCTTCGCTGGCGCCGATCGTCGAGCTGATCGCCCGGCAATATGAGCGCATGCCGGGCAACTACCTGGCGTTCTTCAGCAGTTTCGAGTACCTGCAACAGGTGGCCGGGCTGCTGGCCGAGCGGCATGCACAGATACCCATGTGGGCCCAGGAACCGGGCATGGACGAAGCGGCTCGCCAAGGCTTTCTCGACCGTTTTGTAGCGGATGGCCGTGGGGTGGGTTTTGCGGTGCTGGGTGGTGCATTCGGGGAGGGGGTGGACTTGCCAGGCACACGGCTGATCGGCGCGTTTGTCGCCACCCTCGGGCTACCCCAGGTCAACCCGGTCAACGAGCAGTTCAAGCAGCGCCTGGGGCGGCAGTTTGGTGCGGGGTTCGATTACGCCTATCTCTACCCAGGCGTGCGCAAGGTCATCCAGGCGGCAGGCCGGGTCATCCGGGGCGACCAGGACCGTGGCGTTCTGATCTTGATCGACGAGCGCTTCGCCGAACCCCGGGTGCAGCAGATGTTCCCGGGGTGGTGGCCAGCGCCGGGAGGTTAA